The Candidatus Methylomirabilota bacterium genome includes a window with the following:
- a CDS encoding TIGR03618 family F420-dependent PPOX class oxidoreductase — translation EPVPFAYKHMMRSRRIGHARLTRMDPAFAARYDAWKRARPVAGPIPAEFLDLFEKPSIAHLSTLMPDGTPQVTPVWVDYDGRDVLVNSAAGRRKDLNMTARKAVALEIADPDDPNRYVAVRGTVVDITEHGADAHLDRLARRYLGRDGYPDSYRFPGEVRRIYRIAPEKVTTWDPFG, via the coding sequence CGAGCCGGTGCCGTTCGCCTACAAGCACATGATGCGGAGCCGCCGCATCGGCCACGCGCGCCTGACCCGCATGGATCCCGCCTTCGCGGCCCGCTACGACGCGTGGAAGCGCGCCCGGCCGGTGGCGGGGCCGATCCCCGCCGAGTTCCTGGATCTCTTCGAGAAGCCGAGCATCGCGCACCTCTCCACCTTGATGCCGGACGGCACGCCCCAGGTGACGCCGGTGTGGGTGGACTACGACGGCCGTGACGTCCTGGTGAACTCGGCGGCGGGCCGGCGCAAGGACCTCAACATGACCGCGCGCAAGGCGGTCGCGCTGGAGATCGCCGATCCCGACGATCCGAACCGCTACGTCGCGGTGCGGGGCACGGTGGTGGACATCACCGAGCACGGCGCGGACGCGCATCTCGACCGGCTGGCCCGCCGCTATCTCGGCCGCGACGGCTACCCGGATTCGTATCGCTTCCCGGGCGAGGTGCGGCGCATCTACCGTATCGCCCCGGAGAAGGTCACCACCTGGGACCCGTTCGGATAA
- a CDS encoding RidA family protein, with the protein MPKLTQPINPPTLMKPAGYSHGWEAQGGKTVYIAGQVATDREGHVVGPGDLVAQFRQVCENLKAVVMARGGQLNDVLKLTIYVLSKNDYKAKTREIGGVYREYFGRHYPATTLVEVKGLYDDGCLIEIEGVAVVE; encoded by the coding sequence ATGCCCAAGCTCACCCAGCCCATCAATCCGCCCACCCTCATGAAGCCCGCGGGCTACTCCCACGGCTGGGAGGCGCAGGGCGGCAAGACGGTCTACATCGCGGGACAGGTCGCGACCGACCGCGAAGGTCACGTGGTGGGCCCGGGCGACCTGGTCGCTCAGTTCCGCCAGGTGTGCGAGAACCTCAAGGCGGTGGTGATGGCGCGCGGCGGGCAACTGAACGACGTGCTCAAGCTCACGATCTACGTGCTCTCGAAGAACGACTACAAGGCCAAGACCCGTGAGATCGGCGGGGTCTACCGCGAGTACTTCGGTCGGCACTACCCGGCCACGACCCTGGTCGAGGTCAAGGGCCTCTACGACGACGGCTGCCTGATCGAGATCGAAGGCGTCGCGGTCGTCGAGTGA
- the pncA gene encoding bifunctional nicotinamidase/pyrazinamidase, giving the protein MASRAHAQAAKIKPGPRDVLLVVDVQNDFIPGGALPVNEGDAIVPLINKLAGGFEHVILTQDWHTPSHVSFASSHPGKKPFEAVSLEYGTQVLWPEHCVQGTPGADFHKDLKIPHAELVIRKGYRKHMDSYSAFFEADGKTTTGLSGYMKDRGFQQVYLVGLATDFCVCWSALDARKIGLGASVIEDACRGIDTGGSLAKAWDQMTKAGVKRIRSADLAV; this is encoded by the coding sequence ATGGCCTCCCGGGCCCACGCCCAGGCCGCCAAGATCAAGCCAGGTCCGCGCGACGTGCTCCTGGTCGTTGACGTGCAGAACGACTTCATCCCGGGGGGCGCCCTGCCGGTCAACGAGGGCGACGCGATCGTGCCCCTCATCAACAAGCTGGCCGGTGGCTTCGAGCACGTGATCCTGACCCAGGACTGGCACACCCCGAGCCACGTCTCCTTCGCGTCCTCGCATCCCGGCAAGAAACCGTTCGAGGCCGTTTCCCTCGAGTACGGCACGCAGGTGCTGTGGCCGGAGCACTGCGTGCAGGGCACGCCCGGCGCGGACTTCCACAAGGATCTCAAGATCCCGCACGCCGAGCTGGTGATTCGCAAGGGCTACCGCAAGCATATGGACTCGTACTCCGCCTTCTTCGAGGCGGACGGCAAGACGACCACGGGGCTGTCCGGCTACATGAAGGATCGCGGCTTTCAGCAGGTATACCTGGTGGGGCTCGCCACCGACTTCTGCGTATGCTGGTCGGCGCTCGATGCCCGCAAGATAGGCCTCGGCGCCTCGGTGATCGAGGATGCCTGCCGCGGCATCGACACCGGCGGCTCGCTCGCCAAGGCCTGGGACCAGATGACCAAGGCGGGGGTCAAGCGGATCCGCTCCGCCGACCTCGCGGTCTAG
- a CDS encoding lysophospholipid acyltransferase family protein produces the protein MTTEIRTSARREPGDRFYAIVRLLGRFWIWFFFKHVEVARAERVPPDGPVLLCINHPNNLIDSLLVGGVLHREVHYLATAALFRNPLVGRFLTACGAIPVYRKQDDPTRMERNTDAFAACFRALEGGGVIGIYPEGTTHSESRVQRIKTGAARIALEYESSRRGRPLALVPVGLNFEARKSFGGHVRVSFGEPISLPAYASAYRDDAVKAVEALTTAIQHGMEAEVLHVARPERQDLIRAVEQIYSADLIRELQRERGLGTRQIDPLRLSRTIANAVAHFEQRDPARVDRLCAALQRYRAMLAAHQVRDQAVRARAERVPGTRLRRSWEASLGLPLFAYGLLVNALPYLLPRWLARRTARKETDYATTRLLASILAFPLFWALEVWVVWRLTSLGWAVLFALSLPMSGLLAYRYLRGVGRLRSQLRFGWLALTHRQSAARLLAERRALVSELERAKEEYLAATHGSSF, from the coding sequence ATGACCACCGAGATCCGGACGAGTGCTCGACGGGAGCCCGGTGACCGGTTCTACGCGATCGTCCGGCTGCTTGGGCGGTTTTGGATCTGGTTCTTCTTCAAGCATGTCGAGGTCGCCCGGGCCGAGCGGGTGCCGCCCGACGGCCCCGTCCTCCTCTGCATCAACCACCCGAACAACCTGATCGACTCCCTGCTCGTCGGTGGCGTCCTCCACCGGGAAGTCCACTACCTCGCCACCGCCGCCCTGTTCCGCAACCCGCTGGTGGGCCGCTTCCTGACCGCGTGCGGAGCGATTCCGGTCTACCGAAAGCAGGACGATCCGACCCGGATGGAGCGGAACACCGACGCGTTCGCGGCGTGCTTCCGCGCGCTGGAAGGCGGCGGCGTCATCGGCATCTATCCCGAGGGCACCACGCACTCGGAGAGCCGCGTGCAGCGCATCAAGACGGGGGCCGCCCGGATCGCGCTCGAGTACGAGTCGTCGCGCCGCGGCCGGCCCCTGGCCCTGGTCCCGGTGGGGCTCAACTTCGAGGCCCGCAAGTCCTTCGGCGGCCATGTTCGGGTCTCGTTCGGCGAGCCGATCTCGCTGCCCGCCTATGCGAGCGCCTACCGCGACGATGCGGTCAAGGCCGTGGAGGCGTTGACCACCGCGATCCAGCACGGCATGGAGGCCGAGGTGCTCCACGTCGCCCGGCCGGAGCGGCAGGATCTGATCCGCGCGGTGGAGCAGATCTACAGCGCCGATCTCATCCGCGAGCTGCAGCGGGAGCGCGGGCTCGGCACGCGCCAGATCGACCCGCTGCGCCTCTCGCGGACCATCGCCAACGCGGTGGCCCACTTCGAGCAGCGCGATCCCGCGCGCGTGGACCGCCTGTGCGCCGCGCTGCAGCGCTATCGGGCGATGCTGGCGGCCCACCAGGTGCGAGACCAGGCGGTGCGCGCTCGCGCGGAGCGGGTCCCCGGCACACGACTGCGGCGCTCCTGGGAGGCCTCGCTGGGTCTGCCGCTCTTCGCCTACGGCCTTCTGGTCAATGCCCTGCCCTACCTGCTGCCGCGCTGGCTCGCCCGCCGCACCGCACGCAAGGAGACTGACTACGCCACCACGCGGCTCCTCGCGAGCATCCTCGCCTTCCCGCTCTTCTGGGCGCTGGAAGTGTGGGTGGTGTGGCGACTCACGAGCCTCGGCTGGGCCGTTCTCTTCGCGCTCTCCCTGCCGATGTCCGGCCTCCTCGCCTATCGGTACCTGCGTGGCGTGGGCCGGCTGCGGAGCCAGCTCCGCTTCGGCTGGCTCGCCCTGACCCATCGCCAGTCGGCCGCGCGCCTGCTCGCCGAGCGGCGCGCGCTGGTCTCAGAGCTGGAGCGAGCCAAGGAGGAGTACCTGGCCGCGACGCACGGGAGCAGCTTTTGA
- a CDS encoding creatininase family protein has translation MSILRLEELSTPQLDALDRGRTVVILTVSPLETHGPHLPLGVDAFTARHFAEAVAERVVATRPGWSAVLAPTLHLGSFTFDTVGTVTVRQRVVRDAVVDYGRALARAGFRHVLVSNGHGGPGHLVALEEAAAIVSRRHSIMMASFTGHLAWEFLRGRLLPRIEAGLGRPLSARERQAFSEDAHGGWWETSIMLVLRPDLVDEGYRRLPAARYSLAERLVPNYPLRNGGAGYVGHPALADPAFARVTTEVLMSEAMTVVDGLLDGRLRPSQRRSPFFAIPFFRTNFRRMAGAIGAAAAVLAGWWIFR, from the coding sequence TTGAGCATCCTCAGGCTCGAAGAGCTGTCCACCCCGCAGCTGGACGCGCTCGACCGGGGGCGCACCGTGGTGATCTTGACCGTGAGCCCGCTGGAGACCCACGGCCCGCACCTGCCGCTCGGCGTCGACGCCTTCACCGCCCGCCACTTCGCCGAAGCGGTCGCCGAGCGCGTGGTGGCCACGCGTCCGGGATGGTCGGCGGTGCTCGCCCCGACGCTGCATCTGGGCTCATTCACCTTCGACACGGTCGGCACGGTGACGGTCCGGCAGCGGGTGGTGCGCGATGCGGTCGTCGACTACGGGCGCGCGCTCGCCCGCGCCGGCTTCCGGCACGTGCTCGTCTCGAACGGCCACGGCGGGCCGGGCCACCTGGTCGCATTGGAGGAGGCTGCGGCCATCGTGTCGCGCCGCCACTCGATCATGATGGCGTCCTTCACCGGCCATCTGGCGTGGGAGTTCCTGCGGGGCCGCCTGCTGCCCCGCATCGAGGCCGGTCTGGGCCGCCCCCTCTCCGCCCGGGAGCGCCAGGCATTCTCCGAGGATGCGCACGGCGGCTGGTGGGAGACTTCCATCATGCTCGTCCTGCGTCCCGATCTGGTGGACGAGGGATACCGCCGGCTCCCCGCCGCGCGCTATTCCCTCGCCGAGCGCCTCGTGCCCAACTATCCTTTGCGCAACGGCGGGGCGGGCTACGTGGGACACCCGGCTCTCGCCGACCCCGCGTTCGCGCGGGTCACGACCGAGGTGCTGATGAGCGAGGCCATGACCGTGGTGGACGGCCTGCTCGACGGACGCCTTCGTCCCTCGCAGCGGCGGTCCCCGTTCTTCGCCATCCCGTTCTTCCGCACCAACTTCCGGCGGATGGCGGGCGCGATCGGGGCGGCCGCGGCCGTGCTGGCCGGCTGGTGGATCTTCCGCTGA
- a CDS encoding Lrp/AsnC ligand binding domain-containing protein: MKAYVLIETAAGKTKNVKKSLTKIKSPRATVAAMDAVTGPYDFIAVVDGQSLDAIGSLVTDAIGVIDGVTRTTTCVAVTVG; encoded by the coding sequence ATGAAGGCGTACGTGCTGATCGAGACCGCGGCGGGCAAGACCAAGAACGTGAAGAAGTCGCTGACCAAGATCAAGAGCCCGAGGGCCACGGTGGCCGCGATGGACGCGGTCACCGGGCCCTACGACTTCATCGCGGTGGTGGACGGCCAGTCCCTCGACGCGATCGGCAGCCTCGTGACCGACGCCATCGGCGTCATCGACGGGGTGACCCGCACCACCACCTGCGTGGCGGTGACCGTCGGCTAG
- the corA gene encoding magnesium/cobalt transporter CorA produces MTSASHPGPVVACAAYAGGYRVANVALDDISEVIKQDDRFVWIGLYEPDEALLRQVQAEFGLHDLAIEDAHLAHQRPKLERYGDALFIALRTAQPDREHRRIAFGETHLFVGARYVVSVRHGASLSYADVRARCEATPHLLAKGPAFVLHAIMDFVVDQYFPIVDAFEDDLEVLEDDIFNERISRETTMRIYTLKRDLLEVKRGVSPLVDMCNRLMRPGIDLIPEDATPYFRDVYDHAVRINEKVDNLRELLSTALEANLSLTTIAQNEATKRITGWAAIFAVPTMIAGVYGMNFRFMPELEWRYGYPMVMVVTVGLCGLLYYRFKRAGWL; encoded by the coding sequence ATGACTTCCGCGAGCCATCCCGGGCCGGTCGTCGCGTGCGCGGCCTACGCGGGCGGCTACCGCGTGGCCAACGTGGCGCTCGACGACATCAGCGAGGTCATCAAGCAGGACGACCGCTTCGTGTGGATCGGCCTCTACGAGCCCGACGAGGCCTTGCTCCGCCAGGTCCAGGCCGAGTTCGGCCTGCACGACCTCGCCATCGAGGACGCGCACCTGGCCCACCAGCGGCCGAAGCTGGAGCGCTACGGCGACGCGCTCTTCATCGCGCTGCGGACCGCGCAGCCGGACCGGGAGCACCGCCGCATCGCGTTCGGCGAGACCCACCTCTTCGTGGGCGCGCGCTACGTGGTCTCGGTCCGCCACGGCGCGTCCCTCTCGTACGCCGACGTGCGCGCGCGGTGCGAGGCCACGCCCCACCTGCTCGCCAAGGGCCCCGCGTTCGTGCTGCACGCGATCATGGACTTCGTGGTCGACCAGTACTTCCCGATCGTGGACGCCTTCGAGGACGACCTGGAGGTCCTCGAGGATGACATCTTCAACGAGCGGATCAGCCGGGAGACCACCATGCGCATCTACACCCTCAAGCGCGACCTGCTCGAGGTCAAGCGCGGGGTCTCTCCGCTCGTCGACATGTGCAACCGTCTCATGCGACCCGGCATCGACCTGATCCCGGAGGACGCGACCCCCTACTTCCGCGATGTCTACGATCACGCGGTCCGGATCAACGAGAAGGTGGACAACCTCCGCGAGCTGCTGTCCACCGCGCTCGAGGCCAACCTGTCGCTGACCACCATCGCGCAGAACGAGGCCACCAAGCGGATCACCGGCTGGGCCGCCATCTTCGCGGTGCCCACCATGATCGCCGGCGTCTACGGCATGAACTTCAGGTTCATGCCCGAGCTGGAATGGCGCTACGGCTATCCGATGGTGATGGTGGTCACGGTGGGCCTGTGTGGCCTGCTGTACTACCGCTTCAAGCGCGCCGGCTGGCTCTGA
- a CDS encoding NAD-dependent epimerase/dehydratase family protein, translated as MRALVMGGTEFISLHLLQALRRRGHETTVFNRGRNPERLPAGVSRITGDRKDHPGLRERLRGQRFDGVFDVTYAPTLPEDVAALLDALEGSPHVVFVSTARVYDHHLPIPYSEETPRGLYWGDYARHKIGGEDALFERHRDRGLPVTVVRPTHVMGPLNTRNNEAFFMDRIHRGRPVLVPGHGGWLRQFGHVEDLAEVMAAMLGDGRTYGQAYNVMGEDVISQVGFVELIAEVVGRPVTLRHFDPALLKSFDKPGPVFGQNLVYDCHAVHTTTKLRATLGLRPRYTLHAGLAQTWDWYRAQGLTARPVDFSFEDELLSKIGA; from the coding sequence ATGCGCGCGCTCGTGATGGGCGGCACCGAGTTCATCAGCCTCCACCTGCTGCAGGCGCTGCGCCGGCGCGGGCACGAGACCACCGTGTTCAATCGCGGGCGGAATCCGGAGCGGCTGCCCGCCGGGGTGTCGCGCATCACCGGCGACCGGAAGGATCACCCCGGCCTCCGGGAGCGCCTGCGCGGCCAGCGCTTCGACGGGGTGTTCGACGTGACCTACGCCCCGACCCTTCCCGAGGACGTGGCCGCGCTGCTCGACGCCCTCGAGGGCTCGCCCCACGTGGTCTTCGTGTCCACCGCCCGCGTCTACGATCACCACCTGCCGATTCCCTACTCGGAGGAGACGCCGCGCGGCCTCTACTGGGGCGACTACGCTCGCCACAAGATCGGTGGCGAGGACGCCCTCTTCGAGCGGCACCGCGACCGGGGCCTGCCGGTGACGGTGGTGCGGCCGACCCACGTCATGGGCCCGCTCAACACGCGCAACAACGAAGCCTTCTTCATGGACCGCATCCATCGCGGGCGGCCGGTGCTGGTGCCGGGGCACGGCGGCTGGCTCCGTCAGTTCGGCCACGTCGAGGACCTCGCGGAGGTGATGGCCGCGATGCTGGGTGACGGCCGGACGTACGGGCAGGCCTACAACGTCATGGGCGAGGACGTGATCAGCCAGGTCGGCTTCGTGGAGCTGATCGCCGAGGTGGTCGGCCGGCCGGTGACCCTCCGCCACTTCGACCCCGCGCTGCTCAAGAGCTTCGACAAGCCGGGGCCGGTCTTCGGGCAGAACCTCGTGTACGACTGTCACGCCGTGCACACCACCACCAAGCTGCGGGCCACCCTGGGCCTCCGTCCGCGCTACACGCTGCACGCCGGGCTCGCCCAGACGTGGGACTGGTATCGCGCCCAGGGCCTCACCGCGCGGCCGGTCGACTTCTCGTTCGAGGACGAGCTCCTCTCCAAGATCGGCGCGTGA
- a CDS encoding D-2-hydroxyacid dehydrogenase, with product MTRGILVYYPQAGEARAYADLIRLPSRSFSVHVASTPEEAEGPAVEAEIFYCWGLPPRFLGQAKRLRWIQCMGAGVERLLVPELPADVRVTRAAGIFGPWMAEYSVGWCLWVTQRMKGFLASQRARRWEPIDPIPLRGQTLCVVGLGDIGRHVARAGRALGMRVIGVTRSGRRTREAERVYRTAARRSALARADFVVLTLPLSDATRGLLGAAELGAMKASAWLINVARGPIVDEAALLAALRGGRLGGAVLDVFDTEPLPPAHPFWGMDNVVVTPHISGPSTPREIGPIFADNLRRYVAGRPLRYQVDRPRGY from the coding sequence GTGACCCGCGGCATCCTCGTCTACTACCCCCAGGCGGGAGAGGCGCGCGCGTACGCCGATCTGATCCGCCTGCCGTCGCGGTCCTTCTCGGTCCACGTGGCCTCGACGCCGGAGGAGGCCGAGGGCCCCGCGGTCGAGGCCGAGATCTTCTACTGCTGGGGGCTGCCGCCCCGCTTCCTCGGCCAGGCGAAGCGGCTGCGCTGGATCCAATGCATGGGCGCCGGCGTCGAGCGCCTGCTCGTGCCGGAGCTGCCCGCGGACGTGCGTGTCACGCGCGCGGCCGGGATCTTCGGGCCGTGGATGGCCGAGTACAGCGTCGGCTGGTGCCTCTGGGTGACGCAGCGGATGAAGGGGTTCCTGGCGAGCCAGCGCGCCCGGCGGTGGGAGCCGATCGATCCCATCCCGCTCCGAGGCCAGACCCTGTGCGTGGTGGGGCTGGGCGACATCGGCCGCCACGTCGCGCGCGCCGGCCGCGCCCTCGGCATGCGGGTGATCGGCGTCACCCGCAGCGGACGCAGGACGCGCGAGGCCGAGCGCGTCTACCGGACCGCCGCGCGGCGGTCCGCGCTGGCCCGCGCCGACTTCGTGGTGCTCACCCTGCCCTTGAGCGACGCGACGCGCGGGCTGCTGGGCGCCGCCGAGCTGGGCGCGATGAAGGCGTCGGCGTGGCTGATCAACGTCGCCCGCGGCCCCATCGTGGATGAGGCGGCCCTGCTGGCCGCGCTGCGGGGCGGCCGCCTGGGCGGCGCCGTGCTCGACGTCTTCGACACCGAGCCGCTGCCGCCCGCCCATCCGTTCTGGGGGATGGACAACGTGGTGGTGACACCGCACATCTCGGGCCCGAGCACCCCGCGCGAGATCGGGCCGATCTTCGCCGACAACCTCCGTCGCTACGTCGCCGGACGCCCGCTCCGCTACCAGGTCGACCGCCCCCGCGGCTATTAA
- a CDS encoding class I SAM-dependent methyltransferase, giving the protein MSLPTVDGPCFVCGAVDADPLWTTPDRAFAVPGLYTVARCRRCGFLYQRPRVRDDHLADCYPDHYPRHQEPSPRVPLKGSPGRVRAARWALASRLGYAGMADATAGPLTRWRGRWLARRIRWDCPPWRGRGRYLDVGCGSGGALGVARALGWQVAGVEVDEAAAKKARRFSERVHVGDLLGAPFGPGGFDVVSSFHVLEHVPDPVAAVRRMLEWLDRDGLLVLEVPNAGGLGARLFGRAWSGLELPRHLSQFTPETIERVVTRAGGRVVWCWHQAKPRYYLWSLGFWLRDRHYGRLARLAEWRPVYGVLKLLLELLLPVVRWRGRGEVIRVGVEKG; this is encoded by the coding sequence GTGTCGCTCCCCACCGTCGACGGCCCGTGCTTTGTGTGCGGCGCCGTCGACGCCGACCCGCTCTGGACGACTCCGGATCGCGCCTTCGCGGTGCCGGGCCTCTACACCGTCGCGCGCTGCCGGCGGTGCGGGTTCCTCTATCAGCGGCCCCGCGTCCGCGACGATCACCTGGCCGACTGCTACCCCGATCACTACCCGCGCCACCAGGAGCCCTCGCCGCGCGTGCCGCTCAAGGGCTCGCCCGGGCGGGTGCGCGCCGCGCGCTGGGCGCTCGCCTCGCGCCTGGGCTACGCCGGCATGGCGGACGCGACCGCCGGCCCGCTCACGCGCTGGCGCGGGCGGTGGCTGGCGCGGCGGATCCGGTGGGACTGCCCGCCGTGGCGAGGACGCGGGCGCTACCTCGACGTGGGCTGCGGCTCGGGCGGAGCGCTCGGCGTCGCCCGGGCGCTCGGCTGGCAGGTCGCCGGCGTCGAGGTCGACGAGGCGGCCGCGAAGAAGGCGCGGCGCTTTTCGGAGCGCGTGCACGTGGGGGATCTGCTCGGCGCCCCGTTCGGCCCCGGCGGGTTCGACGTGGTGAGCTCGTTCCACGTGCTCGAGCACGTGCCGGATCCGGTGGCCGCGGTGCGCCGGATGCTGGAGTGGCTCGACCGCGACGGGTTGCTCGTCCTCGAAGTTCCGAATGCGGGCGGCCTCGGCGCGCGGCTCTTCGGCCGCGCGTGGTCGGGGCTCGAGCTGCCGCGGCACCTCTCGCAGTTCACGCCGGAGACGATCGAGCGCGTGGTGACGCGGGCCGGAGGACGGGTGGTGTGGTGCTGGCACCAGGCCAAGCCGCGCTACTACCTGTGGAGCCTCGGGTTCTGGCTGCGGGATCGCCACTACGGGCGCCTCGCGCGGCTCGCCGAGTGGCGGCCGGTGTACGGGGTGCTCAAGCTGCTGCTGGAACTGCTGTTGCCGGTGGTGCGGTGGAGGGGGCGCGGGGAGGTGATCCGGGTGGGGGTGGAGAAGGGGTAG
- a CDS encoding carbamoyltransferase C-terminal domain-containing protein yields MIVLGITETHCATAALLRDGRIIGCASEERFSRLKNDAGYPRRAIDALLRECGITPDQIDVVALAGARAASREWLNRVLHDEVYAREYYGVSWPSPGRTFRKKARKWGAKLGLSDASRGKFGISERERLAFVTDHLGIAGERICALDHHLCHAAAAYWGGGFGGREALVLTNDNSGDGLCATASTAAGLAIERREATPSAPGSVGAFYSFVTLALGMKFGEHEYKVMGMAPYAPEKYARRAEEALRAVFDLDEGRPARFRWLAPGERYALLLRAMVGLRFDWVAGGAQRLLEDILLRWARLMRQRHGGSRLALGGGVFMNVKANMLIGQEDWVEELFAFPSCGDESNAVGAAYLGYVQACARRGQVAAPQPFGPAYLGPSVTDEEAEAIITERGLHGRYKIAYQDHIEERIAELLVSDGVVARCAGRMEFGARALGNRSILANPSDHRVVGLINRMIKNRDFWMPFAPTVLAERAGDYLVNPKGFASPYMMLAMPTKPAARDALAAAIHPHDATARPQILEKAWNPEYHAVISEFQRRTGVGAVLNTSFNLHGEPIVGGAADAVDTFERSGLPHLAIGHWLLSKK; encoded by the coding sequence ATGATCGTCCTGGGCATCACCGAGACCCACTGCGCCACCGCGGCCCTGCTGCGCGACGGCCGCATCATCGGCTGCGCCTCCGAAGAGCGGTTCAGCCGGCTGAAGAACGACGCCGGCTATCCGCGGCGGGCCATCGACGCTCTCCTGCGCGAGTGCGGGATCACGCCGGATCAGATCGACGTGGTGGCGCTGGCGGGCGCCCGCGCGGCGTCCCGGGAGTGGCTCAACCGGGTGCTCCACGACGAGGTCTACGCGCGGGAGTACTACGGCGTCTCCTGGCCCTCGCCCGGTCGGACTTTTCGCAAGAAGGCTCGAAAATGGGGCGCGAAGCTCGGGCTGAGCGACGCCTCGCGGGGCAAGTTCGGCATCTCCGAGCGCGAGCGCCTGGCTTTCGTCACCGACCACCTCGGCATCGCCGGCGAGCGCATCTGCGCGCTCGACCACCACCTCTGCCACGCCGCGGCCGCCTACTGGGGCGGGGGCTTCGGCGGGCGCGAGGCGCTGGTGCTCACCAACGACAACTCGGGCGACGGGCTGTGTGCGACCGCGTCGACCGCCGCCGGGCTCGCCATCGAGCGCCGCGAAGCCACGCCGAGCGCCCCCGGGTCGGTGGGCGCCTTCTACTCGTTCGTCACGCTGGCCCTCGGCATGAAGTTCGGCGAGCACGAGTACAAGGTCATGGGCATGGCCCCCTACGCGCCCGAGAAGTACGCGCGACGCGCGGAGGAGGCCCTGCGCGCCGTCTTCGATCTCGACGAGGGCCGGCCCGCCCGCTTCCGCTGGCTCGCCCCGGGCGAGCGCTACGCGCTGCTCCTGCGCGCGATGGTGGGCCTGCGCTTCGACTGGGTGGCCGGCGGGGCCCAGCGGCTGCTCGAGGACATCCTGCTCCGCTGGGCCCGCCTCATGCGGCAGCGCCACGGGGGCAGCCGGCTCGCCCTGGGCGGCGGCGTGTTCATGAACGTGAAGGCGAACATGCTGATCGGCCAGGAGGACTGGGTGGAGGAGCTGTTCGCGTTCCCCTCGTGCGGCGACGAGTCCAACGCGGTGGGCGCCGCGTATCTCGGCTACGTGCAGGCATGCGCGCGACGGGGGCAGGTGGCGGCGCCGCAGCCGTTCGGGCCGGCCTACCTCGGCCCGTCGGTGACCGACGAGGAGGCCGAGGCGATCATCACCGAGCGGGGGCTCCACGGCCGGTACAAGATCGCCTATCAGGACCACATCGAGGAGCGTATCGCGGAGCTGTTGGTCTCCGACGGGGTGGTGGCCCGGTGCGCGGGCCGCATGGAGTTCGGGGCCCGGGCGCTCGGCAATCGCTCGATCCTCGCGAATCCCTCGGACCACCGGGTGGTCGGGCTCATCAACCGCATGATCAAGAACCGCGATTTCTGGATGCCGTTCGCCCCCACGGTCCTGGCCGAGCGGGCGGGGGACTACCTGGTCAACCCCAAGGGCTTTGCGTCGCCCTACATGATGCTGGCCATGCCCACCAAGCCGGCCGCGCGCGACGCCCTGGCCGCGGCGATCCATCCGCACGATGCGACGGCACGGCCGCAAATTTTGGAGAAGGCGTGGAACCCGGAGTACCACGCGGTGATCAGCGAGTTCCAGCGGCGGACCGGCGTGGGCGCGGTGCTCAACACCTCGTTCAACCTCCACGGCGAGCCGATCGTGGGCGGCGCCGCCGACGCGGTGGACACGTTCGAGCGCTCCGGACTGCCACACCTGGCCATCGGCCACTGGCTGCTCTCGAAGAAGTAG